A single genomic interval of Euzebyales bacterium harbors:
- a CDS encoding proteasome activator has protein sequence MNETSDHVIVPRSGVPEAQPEDARGDEISPFTALRLAWMARILLQELHGTELDERARARFRDIYARSVAVLRDAVGPQLADELGALLPELDTEVPTQGELRVAQAQLTGWLEGLMQGVHATLWSQQLTAQHQLEEMRLATQRADDRSTSRATQPYL, from the coding sequence ATGAACGAGACGTCCGACCACGTGATCGTGCCGCGCTCCGGCGTGCCGGAGGCGCAGCCCGAGGACGCACGCGGCGACGAGATCTCACCGTTCACGGCGCTGCGGCTGGCATGGATGGCCCGTATCCTGCTGCAGGAGCTGCACGGGACCGAGCTGGACGAGCGTGCCCGTGCCCGCTTCCGTGACATCTACGCGCGGTCGGTCGCCGTCCTGCGCGACGCCGTCGGCCCGCAGCTCGCCGACGAGCTTGGTGCCCTGCTGCCCGAGCTCGACACCGAGGTCCCCACCCAGGGGGAGCTGCGCGTCGCGCAGGCACAGCTGACGGGGTGGCTCGAGGGCCTGATGCAGGGGGTGCACGCGACGCTGTGGAGCCAGCAGCTCACGGCGCAGCATCAGCTCGAGGAGATGCGGCTGGCAACGCAGCGCGCCGACGACCGGTCGACGTCGCGTGCCACGCAGCCGTACCTGTGA
- a CDS encoding heavy metal translocating P-type ATPase, whose product MPGTRNTVMLVVSFLAVVAGGVAALAGARAVADLVWAGATAAVAIQLVVDIIADLVRRRAGVDVIALLAMAGALALGQYLAGAVIAVMLTGGQALEAHAAGRARRELAALLEGAPRAAHRLLDDRVETVEVDAVERGELLLVRSGEAVPVDAVVVDTIGLFDESALTGETRPVRRREHARVGSGAINAGGPVRVRAVSTAADSTYAGIVRLVREAADARTTFTRMADRYALAFVPATLVVAAGAWIVSGDPVRALAVLVVATPCPLILAAPIALVSGVSVAARRGIIVKGASALEQLAEATSVVFDKTGTLTAGAPRVAEVVAVPGTDRDEVLRLAASVEQASSHVFADAIIDAARDRGLRLTFPVEVVEDPGVGIAGQVDGGRVRLGSAAWVAGGSAVPAAVEVAQRRARLEGSSAVLVSVDDTPQGALLLDDPLRPESGRVVRSLRAAGVGHVGMLTGDDRAVAEVVASALGLDDVRPELSPSDKIVAIQDGQDRGRGLTVMVGDGVNDAPALAGADLGVAMGARGASASSEAADIVITVDRLDRLTEGMAIARWSRHIATQSVVAGMGLSLVAMGFAAAGSIAPLAGAVLQEVIDVAVILNALRALRPPGTSRVTASDRRSSALFRNEHRTLLAGVDDVKGVADRLEWTTADHARRDLDDVRCFLTDRLLPHEQAEERQLYPRLASVSDGRDPTEPLIGAHREIERIVALFERLATNLPADGPGPGDRLELRRLLYGLHAILRLHFAQEEELYLGLDDGTVAVPANSTGARPSARR is encoded by the coding sequence ATGCCCGGGACCCGCAACACCGTGATGCTTGTGGTGAGCTTCCTCGCCGTCGTGGCGGGGGGCGTCGCCGCGCTCGCGGGAGCCCGTGCTGTCGCCGATCTCGTATGGGCGGGCGCGACCGCCGCCGTCGCCATCCAGCTCGTCGTCGACATCATCGCGGACCTGGTGCGTCGCCGCGCCGGCGTGGACGTGATCGCGCTGCTGGCCATGGCGGGTGCGCTGGCGCTGGGACAGTACCTGGCCGGCGCCGTGATCGCGGTCATGCTGACCGGGGGGCAGGCGCTGGAGGCGCACGCCGCGGGCCGGGCGCGCCGTGAGCTGGCCGCACTGCTGGAAGGTGCGCCCAGGGCGGCGCACCGGCTGCTCGACGACCGTGTCGAGACCGTCGAGGTCGATGCCGTCGAACGCGGAGAGCTGCTCCTGGTGCGGTCGGGCGAAGCCGTCCCGGTCGACGCCGTCGTGGTCGACACCATCGGGTTGTTCGACGAGTCCGCGCTGACCGGTGAGACGCGCCCGGTGCGGCGCCGCGAGCACGCGCGCGTCGGCAGCGGCGCGATCAACGCCGGTGGGCCTGTCCGCGTGCGCGCGGTCAGCACGGCAGCGGACAGCACCTACGCGGGCATCGTCCGGCTCGTGCGTGAGGCGGCGGACGCCAGGACGACGTTCACGCGGATGGCCGACCGTTACGCGCTTGCGTTCGTGCCCGCGACACTGGTAGTGGCGGCCGGGGCGTGGATCGTGTCCGGTGACCCGGTGCGGGCGCTCGCGGTGCTGGTCGTGGCGACACCCTGTCCGCTGATCCTCGCCGCACCGATCGCGCTCGTCTCCGGCGTCTCGGTCGCGGCGCGACGTGGGATCATCGTCAAGGGCGCGTCCGCGCTCGAGCAGCTGGCGGAAGCGACGTCCGTGGTGTTCGACAAGACGGGCACGCTGACCGCCGGCGCCCCGCGGGTCGCCGAGGTCGTCGCTGTGCCCGGGACGGATCGCGACGAGGTGCTGCGGCTCGCCGCGAGCGTCGAGCAGGCCTCGTCGCACGTCTTCGCTGACGCGATCATCGACGCCGCGCGTGACCGGGGTCTCCGGCTCACCTTCCCCGTGGAGGTCGTCGAGGATCCCGGGGTCGGGATCGCAGGGCAGGTCGACGGAGGCCGCGTCCGTCTCGGTTCGGCGGCGTGGGTCGCGGGCGGCTCGGCGGTGCCCGCGGCGGTCGAGGTCGCACAGCGCCGGGCGCGGCTGGAGGGCTCGTCGGCCGTCCTGGTCTCTGTCGACGACACGCCCCAGGGGGCGCTGCTCCTCGACGATCCGCTCCGTCCGGAGTCCGGCCGCGTCGTGCGCTCGCTGCGGGCGGCGGGGGTCGGCCACGTCGGCATGCTGACCGGTGATGATCGCGCTGTCGCCGAGGTGGTCGCCAGCGCCCTCGGACTCGACGACGTCCGACCCGAGCTGAGCCCGAGCGACAAGATCGTCGCGATCCAGGATGGCCAGGACCGCGGGCGGGGGCTGACGGTGATGGTCGGCGACGGTGTCAATGACGCTCCCGCCCTGGCCGGCGCCGACCTCGGCGTCGCCATGGGCGCTCGTGGCGCGTCCGCCTCGTCGGAGGCGGCGGACATCGTGATCACGGTCGACCGACTCGATCGGCTCACCGAGGGGATGGCGATCGCCCGCTGGTCGCGGCACATCGCCACCCAGAGCGTCGTGGCTGGCATGGGGCTGTCGCTGGTGGCGATGGGCTTCGCGGCGGCGGGGAGCATCGCGCCACTCGCCGGGGCCGTCCTGCAGGAGGTCATCGATGTGGCGGTCATCCTCAACGCGCTGCGGGCGTTGCGGCCGCCCGGCACCAGTCGCGTGACGGCCTCGGACCGCCGCTCCAGCGCGCTGTTCCGGAACGAGCACCGCACCCTGCTGGCCGGGGTCGACGACGTCAAGGGCGTCGCCGACCGGCTCGAGTGGACGACCGCCGACCACGCGCGGCGGGACCTCGACGACGTTCGTTGCTTCCTCACCGACCGGCTGCTGCCGCACGAGCAGGCCGAGGAGCGGCAGCTCTACCCACGTCTGGCGTCCGTCAGCGATGGCAGGGATCCGACGGAGCCGCTGATCGGCGCACACCGGGAGATCGAGCGGATCGTCGCGCTGTTCGAGCGCCTGGCCACCAACCTGCCCGCCGACGGTCCCGGACCGGGCGACCGCCTCGAGCTGCGCCGCCTGCTGTACGGGTTGCACGCGATCCTGCGCCTGCATTTCGCGCAGGAGGAGGAGCTGTACCTGGGCCTGGACGACGGGACGGTCGCCGTGCCGGCGAACAGCACGGGCGCGCGACCGTCCGCCCGCCGCTGA
- the floA gene encoding flotillin-like protein FloA (flotillin-like protein involved in membrane lipid rafts) — MDVILIVIVVVGILLVAAVLYVIPLGLWITALFAGVRISIGRLVGMRLRKVVPGQIIRPYISAAKAGLDLEIPQMEAHYLAGGQVGRVVQALISADRANIELSWRRATAIDLAGRNVLEAVQVSVTPKVIETPRVAAVAKDGIQVVAVARVTVRANIDRLVGGAGEETIIARVGEGTVSSIGSSETHKKVLENPDNISRYVLERGLDSGTAFEILSIDIADVDVGRNIGAELQTNQAEADKKIAQAKAEERRAMAVAKEQEMRAKVVEAEAQVPQAIAEAFRQGNLGVMDYRQLQNVEADTRMRSSLADGRDDAGV, encoded by the coding sequence ATGGACGTCATACTGATCGTCATCGTCGTGGTCGGCATCCTCCTGGTTGCCGCTGTGCTGTACGTGATCCCGCTCGGGTTGTGGATCACCGCGCTGTTCGCCGGCGTGCGGATCAGCATTGGCCGGCTCGTCGGCATGCGGTTGCGCAAGGTCGTGCCGGGCCAGATCATCCGCCCGTACATCAGTGCGGCCAAGGCTGGCCTCGACCTTGAGATCCCCCAGATGGAGGCGCACTATCTCGCCGGCGGCCAGGTCGGTCGCGTCGTGCAGGCGCTGATCTCAGCCGACCGGGCCAACATCGAGCTGTCATGGCGAAGGGCGACGGCGATCGACCTCGCAGGACGCAACGTGCTCGAGGCCGTGCAGGTGAGTGTGACCCCCAAGGTGATCGAGACCCCCCGGGTGGCAGCGGTAGCCAAGGACGGCATCCAGGTCGTGGCGGTCGCACGCGTCACGGTGCGCGCCAACATCGACCGCCTCGTCGGAGGCGCGGGTGAGGAGACGATCATCGCCCGGGTCGGAGAGGGCACGGTCTCGTCGATCGGCTCGTCGGAGACCCACAAGAAGGTGCTCGAGAACCCCGACAACATCTCCCGGTACGTGCTCGAACGGGGGCTCGACTCCGGCACAGCGTTCGAGATCCTGTCGATCGACATCGCCGATGTCGACGTCGGCCGCAACATCGGTGCCGAGCTCCAGACCAATCAGGCGGAGGCAGACAAGAAGATCGCGCAGGCCAAGGCCGAGGAACGCCGGGCGATGGCCGTCGCGAAGGAGCAGGAGATGCGCGCCAAGGTCGTCGAGGCCGAGGCGCAGGTGCCGCAGGCCATCGCCGAGGCGTTCCGCCAGGGCAACCTCGGTGTGATGGACTATCGCCAGCTCCAGAACGTCGAGGCCGACACAAGGATGCGGTCGTCGCTGGCCGATGGCCGGGACGACGCTGGTGTCTGA
- a CDS encoding CorA family divalent cation transporter translates to MLTVRWRPDEGLVDEVVGPQEARRLLGDTAPGVGASWIDVEHPEGDELDVVAAAGGIAREALAKVLASTRPGVHGGDPHRTVLVPAMRADDRGLHADVLAVMIGPAEVVTCSRAGGAGRAGLIAAIGSRLAALDRVRTGDAFAVIIDEVVDALWDVSDELDDRLVAAERTSLDDAETPHEALQSLRRDILVLHRAVGPLRRVLADLIDMRFHPLDVEHVAELRQSHDAVVELRGQIDTQLLLLNGLSQTQVVAASNRANEVMQATSSWGAILVVATLITGVYGMNFPTMPELRWEFGYPFAIALIVASTVALYALFKSRGWL, encoded by the coding sequence ATGCTGACTGTGCGATGGCGCCCCGACGAAGGACTGGTCGACGAGGTCGTCGGCCCGCAGGAGGCCCGGCGGCTGCTCGGCGACACCGCACCTGGGGTCGGGGCGTCGTGGATCGACGTCGAGCACCCGGAGGGTGACGAACTGGACGTCGTGGCAGCGGCCGGGGGGATCGCTCGGGAGGCCCTCGCGAAGGTGCTCGCCTCGACCCGGCCTGGCGTCCACGGTGGCGACCCCCACAGGACGGTGCTGGTCCCGGCGATGCGGGCCGATGATCGTGGCCTGCACGCCGACGTGCTCGCGGTCATGATCGGCCCGGCCGAGGTCGTGACGTGCAGTCGCGCCGGCGGTGCCGGTCGAGCTGGTCTCATCGCTGCCATCGGCTCGCGGCTGGCGGCCTTGGACCGGGTGCGGACGGGTGACGCGTTCGCGGTGATCATCGACGAGGTGGTCGACGCTCTGTGGGACGTCAGCGACGAGCTCGACGACCGGCTGGTGGCGGCCGAACGCACATCGCTGGACGACGCGGAGACCCCGCACGAGGCACTGCAGTCGCTCCGGCGCGACATCCTGGTGCTCCACCGCGCTGTCGGTCCCCTTCGTCGCGTGCTGGCCGACCTGATCGACATGCGGTTCCACCCGCTCGACGTTGAGCACGTCGCCGAGCTGCGCCAGAGCCACGACGCTGTCGTCGAGCTGCGAGGACAGATCGACACGCAGCTCCTGCTGCTCAACGGTCTGTCGCAGACCCAGGTGGTCGCGGCGTCGAACCGGGCGAACGAGGTCATGCAGGCGACGTCGTCGTGGGGGGCGATCCTCGTCGTCGCGACCCTCATCACAGGCGTCTACGGCATGAACTTCCCTACGATGCCCGAGCTCAGGTGGGAGTTCGGCTACCCGTTCGCCATCGCGCTTATCGTGGCCAGCACGGTGGCGTTGTACGCGCTGTTCAAGTCCCGCGGGTGGCTGTGA
- a CDS encoding DUF333 domain-containing protein, with protein sequence MTAIRRFAASGLWVVCGRARTVGVLLLVAVLLPPACTSDGETDRARLPNPASVHCEEHGGRVEIVEDPDGSQRGQCVFPDSSRCDEWAFYHGRCAPGDHPS encoded by the coding sequence ATGACGGCGATCCGCCGGTTCGCGGCGTCAGGGCTCTGGGTGGTGTGCGGCCGCGCGCGGACAGTTGGCGTGTTGTTGCTGGTGGCTGTCCTGCTGCCACCGGCCTGTACCAGCGACGGGGAGACGGACCGGGCGCGCCTGCCCAATCCCGCCAGCGTCCACTGTGAGGAGCATGGCGGCCGGGTGGAGATCGTCGAGGATCCGGATGGCTCGCAGCGTGGACAGTGCGTGTTCCCCGACAGCTCCCGGTGCGACGAGTGGGCGTTCTACCATGGGCGTTGCGCACCTGGCGACCACCCCTCCTGA
- a CDS encoding hydrogenase maturation protease codes for MTARVFGLGHPDRGDDAVGLLVADDVRRRAPLGVEVRRLEGSPLELLTSWDDADDVIVVDAVRAPTAPGLVRRFDVLAGQLPVMGSTGGTHDASLIDAIELARALGRLPAGLVVYGVYGASFGVGDAMTPAVRDAAQALGERIAGEVVPRRG; via the coding sequence GTGACCGCGCGGGTGTTCGGCCTCGGCCACCCCGACCGTGGTGACGACGCCGTCGGGCTGCTGGTCGCCGACGACGTCCGGCGGCGGGCGCCCCTGGGGGTGGAGGTCCGTCGGCTCGAGGGGTCGCCACTGGAGCTGCTGACGTCGTGGGACGACGCCGACGACGTGATCGTCGTCGACGCCGTGCGGGCCCCGACAGCACCGGGGCTGGTCCGGCGCTTCGACGTCCTCGCGGGTCAATTGCCGGTGATGGGGTCGACGGGCGGCACGCACGACGCGTCGCTGATCGACGCCATCGAGCTGGCGCGTGCGCTCGGACGGCTGCCGGCAGGCCTCGTGGTCTACGGCGTGTACGGCGCCAGCTTCGGCGTCGGTGACGCGATGACCCCGGCCGTGCGGGACGCCGCCCAGGCCCTGGGCGAGCGCATCGCGGGTGAGGTCGTGCCGCGCCGCGGGTGA
- a CDS encoding phosphoribosyltransferase family protein: MRRRSPDTRRFDDRRDAGRQLAAALARRDYEHPVVIALPRGGVPVAAEVAARLDAPLDVLIVRKLGWPQHPELGIGAIAQGGLEVRNDPLIASLGITEEELARVTATEQAEVDRRARRYRGDRPAAPVEGRTAIVVDDGLATGFTARAALDIVRARHPAKVVLAVPVAPSETVDAMRDRADEVVCLRTPTHFMAIGRWYADFTQVGDDEVAALLARHGSGHAAAESSGTPRRHQTRDVRIPADGTRLPGTLSVPPDPIGMVVFAHGSGSSRQSPRNTAVARTLNAAGLATLLFDLLDANEAADRNNVFDIGLLANRLDTATRWLESQPEAAGLPVGYFGASTGAAAALVAAAWRPAVAAVVSRGGRPDLARTLGQVEAPTLLIVGGRDEPVLDLNTSALTQLGHGSRLEVVPGATHLFSEPGALERVAELAKDWFTTHLSPADGTGDPARSEPAVSNRPPASGA; this comes from the coding sequence ATGCGGAGACGATCGCCAGACACCAGACGGTTCGACGACAGGCGGGACGCCGGGCGTCAGCTCGCGGCCGCGCTGGCACGACGCGACTACGAGCATCCCGTCGTCATCGCCCTCCCACGTGGTGGCGTGCCCGTCGCCGCCGAGGTGGCCGCACGGCTCGACGCACCGCTCGACGTGCTCATCGTCCGCAAGCTCGGCTGGCCGCAGCACCCGGAGCTGGGGATCGGTGCCATCGCCCAAGGTGGGCTCGAGGTCCGCAACGATCCCCTGATCGCCAGCCTCGGCATCACCGAGGAGGAGTTGGCGCGCGTCACGGCCACCGAGCAGGCCGAGGTGGACCGGCGTGCCCGCCGCTACCGGGGAGACCGGCCGGCGGCGCCGGTCGAGGGCCGCACGGCCATCGTGGTCGACGACGGGTTGGCGACCGGCTTCACGGCGCGCGCCGCCCTCGACATCGTGCGCGCCCGCCACCCCGCCAAGGTCGTGCTGGCCGTGCCCGTGGCACCATCGGAGACCGTTGACGCCATGCGGGACCGCGCCGACGAGGTGGTCTGCCTGCGCACACCGACGCACTTCATGGCGATCGGCCGGTGGTACGCCGACTTCACGCAGGTCGGCGACGACGAGGTGGCGGCCCTGCTGGCCCGCCATGGCTCGGGCCACGCCGCAGCGGAGTCGTCCGGGACCCCGCGGCGGCACCAGACGCGTGACGTGCGCATCCCCGCTGACGGGACCCGGTTGCCCGGCACCCTGTCGGTCCCACCCGATCCGATCGGGATGGTGGTGTTCGCGCACGGTAGCGGCAGCAGCCGGCAGAGCCCACGCAACACCGCCGTCGCTCGGACGCTCAACGCCGCCGGTCTCGCGACCCTGCTGTTCGACCTGCTCGACGCCAACGAGGCGGCGGACCGCAACAACGTCTTCGACATCGGGTTGCTCGCGAACCGCCTCGACACTGCGACCCGGTGGCTCGAGTCGCAACCGGAGGCCGCGGGACTACCGGTCGGCTACTTCGGCGCGAGCACCGGCGCCGCTGCGGCACTGGTCGCGGCCGCCTGGCGTCCCGCGGTCGCGGCGGTCGTGTCGCGCGGTGGCCGTCCCGACCTGGCGCGGACGCTCGGTCAGGTGGAGGCGCCCACCCTCCTGATCGTGGGTGGTCGTGACGAACCGGTCCTCGACCTGAACACGAGCGCACTGACGCAGCTCGGGCACGGCAGCCGGCTCGAGGTCGTGCCCGGCGCCACCCACCTGTTCAGCGAACCCGGTGCGCTCGAACGTGTCGCCGAGCTGGCGAAAGACTGGTTCACCACCCACCTGTCGCCTGCCGACGGGACGGGCGATCCCGCGCGGTCCGAACCGGCGGTGTCCAACAGGCCGCCGGCCAGTGGGGCCTGA
- a CDS encoding NfeD family protein, translated as MRPLPWLALLGLALLAMVAGVTTARAASDDPTVHVVEISGPIDLGLAPYLDRVLQDAVQADAAAVLLDVDTPGGRLDAVLRMRDALIGSPVRTIAFVDRTALSAGALVTIASDEIYVAPGSTLGAATPVVGGSGEPADEKTVSAVRATFAATADATGRDPRVAEAMVDPDVAIEGLVETGELLTLGPDEAVATGYAEDLIADRAGVLDAAGLAVADVVETAPSPAESIVRFLTNPVVASLLVTLAMWLLIADLTTGGIGLASGIAVAAFAVFLWGHLLAGLAGWEEVVLLAIGLVLIGLELLVVPGVGLPGLLGLAAVLGGMFMAQLSGPIVTGAEVRRAAVTVGATFAAVVIGLVVAVRLLTRYGAPHALVLDTQLGSGELVTERATGGWVRWFGGGEELVLEGAGGTATDDWHGRPVYLGGRRGVAVSSLRPAGIAEIDGQRIDVVSSGGYIPAGDPIEVVRDDGYRRVVERVPTTPAHLRAGE; from the coding sequence GTGCGTCCTCTGCCCTGGCTGGCGTTGCTCGGCCTCGCGCTGCTGGCGATGGTCGCCGGCGTCACGACCGCGCGGGCAGCGTCAGACGACCCCACCGTGCACGTCGTCGAGATCAGTGGGCCGATCGATCTGGGCTTGGCACCGTACCTCGACCGCGTACTGCAGGACGCCGTCCAGGCCGACGCCGCGGCGGTCCTGCTCGACGTTGACACCCCCGGTGGACGACTCGACGCCGTGCTTCGGATGCGGGATGCCCTGATCGGCAGCCCGGTGCGGACCATCGCGTTCGTGGATCGGACGGCATTGTCGGCCGGGGCCCTCGTGACGATCGCCAGCGACGAGATCTACGTCGCCCCGGGCTCGACGCTGGGAGCGGCGACACCCGTGGTCGGCGGCTCCGGTGAACCCGCGGACGAGAAGACGGTGTCGGCCGTGCGCGCCACGTTCGCCGCCACTGCCGATGCCACCGGTCGTGATCCCAGAGTCGCCGAGGCGATGGTCGATCCCGACGTTGCGATCGAGGGTCTCGTCGAGACCGGCGAGTTGTTGACCCTCGGTCCCGACGAGGCTGTCGCGACCGGATACGCCGAGGACCTGATCGCGGACCGCGCCGGCGTGCTCGACGCCGCCGGACTAGCCGTCGCCGACGTTGTGGAGACTGCGCCGAGCCCCGCCGAGTCCATCGTCCGGTTCCTGACCAACCCGGTGGTCGCCTCGCTTCTGGTGACACTGGCGATGTGGCTGCTGATCGCCGACCTCACCACCGGCGGGATCGGCCTCGCGAGTGGCATCGCGGTTGCGGCGTTCGCGGTCTTCCTCTGGGGCCACCTGCTCGCGGGGCTCGCTGGGTGGGAGGAGGTCGTCCTGCTCGCAATCGGGCTGGTGTTGATCGGGTTGGAGCTGCTCGTCGTGCCCGGCGTGGGTCTTCCTGGCCTGCTCGGACTCGCCGCGGTGCTCGGCGGCATGTTCATGGCGCAGCTCAGTGGGCCCATCGTGACGGGAGCGGAGGTCCGGCGTGCGGCCGTGACCGTCGGCGCGACCTTCGCCGCCGTCGTCATCGGGCTGGTCGTCGCGGTGCGTCTGTTGACCCGGTACGGTGCGCCGCACGCACTGGTGCTCGACACCCAGCTCGGCAGTGGTGAGCTCGTCACCGAGCGGGCCACCGGGGGATGGGTGCGGTGGTTCGGCGGAGGCGAGGAGCTCGTGCTCGAGGGTGCGGGTGGGACCGCCACGGACGACTGGCACGGACGGCCCGTGTACCTGGGAGGTCGTCGCGGGGTGGCGGTGTCCAGCCTGCGACCGGCCGGGATCGCCGAGATCGACGGCCAACGCATTGACGTCGTCAGTTCCGGTGGCTACATCCCGGCCGGTGATCCCATCGAGGTCGTACGCGACGACGGCTACCGCCGGGTCGTCGAGCGTGTTCCGACGACGCCGGCGCACCTCCGGGCAGGTGAGTAG